A single window of Polaribacter sp. SA4-10 DNA harbors:
- a CDS encoding vanadium-dependent haloperoxidase — protein sequence MKLKIIFNSSFIVLVTFFFLGCSKNSNKELIYLSANELHIANISLEKDIVHDFFSPPVASRIYLYPNLIAYEVLAQKTDKYASLQAIFPDFPVIHKYDSEKTRPLAALYCFYAVANELVYTNKNLLLEIARLDSTYADLPELSKIKKYTNEVSKQLFSWMKEDGYDLTRNMGNYTLLKTKGSWKPTPPDFLDALEPNWGKMRPLVLDSASQFRSVPPIPYDLSENSEFKKELLEVYEIVKNKTATTIAIAKFWDCNPIIVVHNGHFSYSEKKLTPGGHWMNICRSAAINTKQDIEATAYAYTSLSIGIFDAFIGCWDTKYATDYIRPVTVIQNEIDPSWSTILVTPNFPEYTSGHSVVSKVASMTLTAFFGENYAFTDSTEVPYGMPPRSFKSFQDASDEAAISRFYGGIHYKTGIYKGVKQGELIGNIVLEKLKKLNNETD from the coding sequence ATGAAATTAAAAATTATTTTTAACAGTAGCTTTATTGTATTAGTTACTTTTTTTTTTTTAGGTTGTTCTAAAAACTCGAATAAAGAGTTAATATACCTTTCTGCAAATGAACTTCATATAGCAAACATTTCATTAGAAAAAGACATTGTACACGATTTTTTTTCACCTCCCGTAGCTAGTAGAATTTACCTATACCCAAACTTAATTGCTTACGAGGTACTCGCACAAAAAACAGATAAATATGCTTCTCTTCAGGCGATATTTCCAGATTTCCCTGTGATTCATAAATATGATTCTGAAAAGACGAGACCTTTAGCAGCATTATACTGTTTCTATGCTGTAGCCAATGAACTTGTTTATACAAACAAAAATCTTTTATTAGAAATAGCGCGTTTAGATAGTACTTATGCAGACCTTCCAGAATTAAGTAAAATAAAAAAATATACAAATGAAGTCTCTAAACAATTATTTTCTTGGATGAAAGAAGATGGATATGATTTAACCAGAAATATGGGAAATTACACGCTTTTAAAAACGAAGGGAAGTTGGAAGCCAACCCCTCCAGATTTTTTGGATGCTTTAGAACCAAATTGGGGTAAAATGCGCCCACTTGTTTTAGATTCAGCATCACAGTTTAGGTCAGTTCCACCTATTCCTTACGATTTATCTGAAAATAGCGAATTTAAAAAAGAACTGTTAGAAGTTTATGAAATTGTAAAAAACAAAACAGCAACTACTATTGCAATAGCAAAATTTTGGGACTGCAACCCAATTATTGTAGTTCATAATGGGCATTTTTCTTATTCTGAAAAAAAGTTGACTCCCGGAGGACATTGGATGAATATTTGTAGATCTGCAGCAATTAATACAAAACAAGATATTGAAGCAACTGCTTACGCATACACTTCTTTAAGTATAGGGATTTTTGATGCATTTATTGGCTGTTGGGATACAAAATATGCTACAGATTATATTCGTCCAGTAACGGTTATTCAAAATGAGATAGATCCAAGTTGGTCAACAATCCTAGTAACGCCTAATTTTCCAGAATACACAAGCGGACATAGTGTAGTTTCTAAAGTAGCTTCTATGACACTTACAGCTTTTTTTGGAGAAAATTACGCGTTTACAGATTCTACAGAAGTTCCTTATGGGATGCCTCCAAGATCATTTAAATCCTTTCAAGACGCTTCAGATGAAGCAGCAATTAGCCGTTTTTACGGAGGAATTCATTATAAAACAGGTATTTACAAGGGTGTTAAACAAGGAGAACTCATAGGGAATATTGTTCTTGAAAAATTAAAAAAATTAAATAATGAAACTGATTAA
- a CDS encoding VCBS repeat-containing protein — MKLINLSYIVLLFLLFACVGNETIENGTKKISFSKNKNTLFTLLSKEDSGFYFLNEVNQTEDVNVLTYENFFNGAGVGIGDINNDGLPDVFMTGNLFGGRLYLNKGDLKFEQISESANIFIPGFTTDVSFVDINNDGFQDIYLCRSLTIDPESRKNVLFINNKDNTFTNMADAYGVADTGYSNQSTFFDYDNDGDLDLFVMNHRKDFENAQTIYQTDTAKGNVVPGHSFWDDASADKLYRNNGNNSFTDVTKKSKIINNDFSLSALATDLNDDGLIDLYISNDFVSVDHAYINKGNGVFKDEIASMFAHIPLSAMGSDIADINNDGFLDLFNVDMRPEDNFRQKQLKKQGTFDNTKLAENYGFHRQVSRNMLQLNNGDGTFSEIGQLANVAYTDWSWSPLFADFDNDGWQDLFIANGHYKDITDLDYLKYQSVEEVNRAGGLDHVKKIDLINLMKSTKIKNYAYSNQRNLQFENKTKEWGLDNLSHSNGSAYVDLDLDGDLELIVNNFNQEAFLYKNNAIEQGKGNYLTVVLKGKDGNLNGFGSKVTLTTSKGFQVRECTPYRGFLSSSDASLHFGLGEVSEIEKLEINWPNGKSETIKNIKSNQRLIVNILDAKDSRINNVVSKTYFTQLKNKTNFKHTESNYNDFKQEPLLEYFQSNKGPILEIADVNNDGFNDFYVGGSSGYSGTLFIQEKNGTFTKKITPDFVSDKFYEDGGCAFIDVNGDKSLDLYVSSGSNEFYNGKNLQDRLYINDGKGNFVRSINLLPTISTSTSCVSPIDFDNDGDLDLFVGGFVKKNEYPLSNKSWLLKNENGRFKDVSNLLPNNGKLGIVNDAISINSNSLMVVGEWMKITQLNKNNKGFFEKESNNGLENTSGWWNTIKAHDFDQDGDLDFIVGNRGNNSMFKASVEHPAKIYYGDFDSNKDLDAIPCYYNPIEKNYFPKAGLDQLFMQMKGVRKIFPNYTSYSRASLNQIIPDQSQFFMSQTSASVYVENLGNGKMSVQELPIQAQFSYVHDILIKDVNKDGEKDVVLVGNNFGVDVNIGKSDASKGLVLLNKKGEFKAQSPLESGFSTGNFDTRKIIQISDEIVIVSTNDGPLLFYRNK, encoded by the coding sequence ATGAAACTGATTAACCTTTCTTATATAGTACTACTTTTTTTACTTTTTGCATGCGTAGGTAACGAAACCATTGAAAATGGCACTAAAAAAATTTCTTTTAGTAAAAATAAAAACACTCTTTTTACATTGCTATCAAAAGAAGATAGTGGCTTTTATTTTTTAAATGAAGTAAATCAAACCGAAGACGTAAACGTTCTCACTTATGAGAATTTTTTTAATGGTGCAGGCGTAGGAATTGGAGATATTAACAATGATGGATTGCCAGATGTTTTTATGACCGGAAACCTATTTGGAGGTAGGCTATATTTAAATAAAGGAGATTTAAAATTTGAGCAAATTTCAGAAAGTGCAAACATTTTTATTCCTGGATTTACAACTGATGTTTCTTTTGTAGATATTAATAATGATGGATTTCAAGACATATATCTATGTCGTTCCTTAACTATAGACCCCGAAAGTAGAAAGAATGTTCTTTTTATTAATAATAAAGATAACACTTTTACAAATATGGCAGATGCTTATGGTGTTGCTGATACTGGGTATTCAAATCAATCAACTTTTTTTGATTATGATAATGATGGAGATCTTGATCTATTTGTAATGAACCACCGTAAAGATTTCGAAAATGCGCAAACAATCTACCAAACAGATACTGCAAAAGGAAATGTAGTTCCGGGTCATTCATTTTGGGATGACGCATCTGCAGATAAGTTGTATCGTAATAACGGAAATAATAGTTTTACAGATGTTACAAAAAAATCAAAAATTATTAATAACGATTTTAGTTTGAGTGCACTTGCCACTGATTTGAATGATGATGGACTTATAGATCTTTATATTTCTAATGATTTTGTATCGGTAGACCATGCATATATTAATAAAGGAAATGGTGTTTTTAAAGATGAAATTGCGAGTATGTTTGCTCATATTCCGCTAAGTGCAATGGGGTCTGACATTGCCGATATTAATAACGATGGCTTTCTCGACTTATTTAATGTAGATATGAGACCTGAAGACAATTTTAGGCAAAAACAGCTAAAAAAACAAGGAACTTTTGATAATACAAAACTTGCCGAAAATTATGGATTTCACCGTCAAGTGAGTAGAAACATGTTGCAATTAAATAATGGCGACGGAACATTTAGTGAAATTGGTCAATTAGCTAATGTTGCTTATACTGATTGGAGTTGGTCTCCTTTATTTGCTGATTTTGATAATGATGGTTGGCAAGATTTATTTATAGCAAACGGTCATTACAAAGATATTACTGATCTCGATTACTTAAAGTATCAATCGGTAGAAGAGGTTAATCGTGCTGGAGGACTTGACCATGTTAAAAAAATAGATTTGATTAACTTGATGAAAAGCACCAAGATTAAAAATTATGCTTATAGTAATCAGAGAAATCTTCAGTTTGAGAACAAAACCAAAGAATGGGGGCTAGACAATCTTTCTCATTCTAACGGCAGTGCATATGTAGATTTAGATTTAGATGGCGATCTTGAGTTAATTGTAAACAACTTTAATCAAGAAGCTTTTCTATATAAAAATAACGCAATAGAACAAGGAAAAGGAAATTATCTTACAGTAGTTCTTAAGGGAAAAGATGGAAACCTAAATGGGTTTGGATCTAAAGTAACACTAACAACTAGTAAAGGTTTTCAAGTTAGAGAATGTACGCCATATAGAGGTTTTCTTTCCTCTAGTGATGCTTCCCTTCACTTTGGACTTGGCGAGGTTTCGGAAATAGAAAAATTAGAAATTAATTGGCCCAATGGAAAAAGCGAAACCATTAAAAATATAAAATCAAATCAACGATTAATTGTAAATATTTTAGATGCAAAAGATTCAAGAATCAACAATGTTGTATCTAAAACGTATTTTACACAACTTAAAAATAAAACAAACTTTAAACATACAGAAAGTAACTATAATGACTTTAAACAAGAACCTCTTTTAGAGTATTTTCAATCTAATAAAGGCCCTATTTTAGAAATTGCTGACGTAAATAATGATGGTTTCAATGATTTTTACGTAGGTGGAAGCTCTGGATATTCAGGAACTCTTTTTATTCAAGAAAAGAATGGAACATTTACAAAGAAAATAACTCCAGATTTTGTTTCTGATAAATTTTATGAGGATGGAGGTTGTGCATTTATAGACGTAAATGGAGATAAATCATTAGATCTATATGTTTCAAGTGGTAGTAATGAGTTTTATAACGGAAAAAATTTACAAGACAGATTATACATAAATGATGGCAAAGGAAATTTTGTAAGATCTATAAATTTGCTTCCTACTATTTCTACTTCAACTTCTTGTGTGAGCCCTATCGATTTTGATAATGATGGAGATTTAGATTTATTTGTTGGTGGTTTTGTAAAGAAAAATGAATATCCACTTTCTAACAAAAGTTGGTTGTTAAAAAATGAAAATGGTCGTTTTAAAGATGTTTCTAATTTGCTTCCAAATAATGGAAAACTTGGAATTGTAAATGATGCTATATCAATAAACTCTAACAGTTTAATGGTTGTTGGAGAATGGATGAAGATCACTCAATTAAATAAGAATAATAAAGGATTTTTTGAAAAAGAAAGTAATAATGGATTAGAGAATACATCTGGTTGGTGGAACACTATTAAGGCTCATGATTTTGATCAAGATGGCGATTTAGATTTTATTGTTGGAAATAGGGGTAATAATTCTATGTTTAAAGCCAGTGTTGAGCATCCTGCAAAAATATACTATGGTGATTTTGATTCAAATAAAGATCTTGATGCAATTCCCTGCTATTACAATCCTATTGAGAAGAACTATTTTCCAAAGGCAGGATTAGATCAACTTTTTATGCAAATGAAAGGTGTTCGAAAAATTTTCCCTAATTATACTTCGTATTCTCGTGCATCTTTGAATCAAATAATCCCTGACCAAAGTCAGTTTTTTATGTCTCAAACCTCTGCATCTGTATATGTTGAAAATCTTGGGAATGGTAAGATGTCTGTACAAGAATTACCTATTCAAGCTCAATTTTCTTACGTTCATGATATACTTATAAAAGATGTTAATAAAGACGGAGAGAAGGATGTTGTTTTGGTTGGAAATAACTTTGGGGTAGATGTAAATATAGGAAAATCTGACGCGAGTAAAGGATTAGTTTTACTTAATAAAAAAGGTGAATTTAAGGCTCAATCTCCTTTGGAAAGTGGTTTTTCTACAGGTAATTTTGATACTCGAAAAATCATTCAAATATCTGATGAAATTGTAATTGTATCGACAAATGATGGACCCTTGCTTTTTTATAGAAATAAGTAA
- a CDS encoding LysE family translocator — MDIYDFKNAFLIGFFMAFMIGPVFFKLIQTSIFKGARAAIAFDLGVILGDVTFILIAYYGSRSLLEKIKDDPRLFFIGGLVLIIYGLITYFNKQNKKEALEKSNIIEVPIKNNYLKLFFKGYFLNFINVGVLAFWLGIVVVVGPTLDMNPTSIFWYFATVILGYAITDLGKILLAKQLKNKMTPQVIYKVKRIMGIILIVCGVFLMLKGFIPNDKIDEFIH, encoded by the coding sequence ATGGATATTTACGACTTTAAAAATGCTTTTTTAATTGGTTTTTTCATGGCTTTCATGATAGGCCCAGTATTTTTTAAACTTATTCAAACCAGTATTTTTAAAGGTGCTAGGGCTGCTATTGCTTTTGATTTAGGTGTAATTTTAGGGGACGTTACTTTTATTTTGATAGCATATTACGGAAGTAGATCGCTATTAGAAAAAATTAAAGACGATCCAAGGCTTTTCTTTATAGGGGGTTTAGTGCTTATCATATATGGATTAATTACTTATTTTAATAAGCAAAATAAAAAAGAAGCTTTAGAGAAATCTAATATTATTGAAGTACCTATAAAGAATAATTACTTAAAGCTTTTCTTTAAAGGGTACTTTTTAAACTTTATAAATGTTGGGGTTTTAGCTTTTTGGTTAGGAATTGTAGTAGTAGTTGGACCCACTTTAGACATGAATCCTACAAGTATTTTTTGGTATTTTGCAACCGTAATTTTAGGATATGCAATTACAGATTTAGGAAAAATACTCTTAGCGAAACAACTAAAAAACAAAATGACACCTCAAGTTATTTATAAAGTTAAAAGAATAATGGGCATTATTCTAATTGTTTGTGGTGTCTTTTTAATGCTAAAAGGCTTTATCCCAAATGATAAAATTGATGAATTTATTCATTAG
- a CDS encoding ferredoxin--NADP reductase → MATFHKINIQDVIRETADAVSLIFKIPGNLKSKFAFHSGQYLTLKKTINGKEVRRAYSICSSPTDSYLKVAIKAVENGTFSTYATSELKPGNFIEISEPEGKFVLEPKPNKNYIAFAAGSGITPILSMVKDVLENESSSTFTLIYGNKTVADTIFKNELDALKEVNSDRFNLHYICSREQLEDSLFGRIDKAHTNFYINNKYKNTTFDAAYLCGPEEMIEEVSKTLSEHGIADKNIHFELFTVSVDEEAVLEIKEGSTEITIFLDDEETTFIMNQTDDILSASLRNNLDAPYSCQGGVCSSCLCKVTEGKAVMVKNSILSDSEVEEGLVLACQAYPTTSKISIDFDDV, encoded by the coding sequence ATGGCAACGTTTCACAAAATAAATATACAAGATGTGATAAGAGAAACTGCCGATGCGGTTTCTCTTATCTTTAAAATACCTGGAAATTTAAAATCTAAATTTGCATTTCATTCTGGGCAATACTTAACACTTAAAAAAACAATTAACGGTAAAGAAGTTAGAAGAGCTTATTCTATCTGTTCTTCTCCAACCGATAGTTACTTAAAAGTAGCAATTAAAGCGGTAGAAAACGGTACTTTTTCTACCTATGCTACATCAGAATTAAAACCAGGAAATTTTATAGAAATTTCTGAACCAGAGGGAAAGTTTGTTTTAGAACCAAAACCCAATAAAAATTATATCGCTTTTGCTGCTGGATCTGGAATTACACCAATTCTATCTATGGTTAAAGATGTTTTAGAAAACGAATCTTCGTCTACTTTTACATTAATATATGGAAACAAAACGGTTGCTGATACTATTTTTAAAAACGAATTAGATGCTTTAAAAGAAGTAAATTCAGATCGTTTTAACCTACATTATATTTGTAGTAGAGAACAACTAGAAGATTCTTTATTTGGTAGAATTGATAAAGCACACACTAATTTCTACATCAATAATAAATACAAAAACACCACTTTTGATGCTGCTTATTTATGCGGACCAGAAGAAATGATTGAAGAAGTTTCTAAAACACTTTCTGAACATGGTATTGCTGATAAAAATATTCATTTTGAATTATTTACAGTTTCTGTTGATGAAGAGGCAGTTTTAGAAATAAAAGAAGGAAGCACAGAAATAACTATTTTCTTAGATGATGAAGAAACTACATTTATTATGAATCAAACTGACGATATTTTATCAGCAAGTTTACGTAATAATTTAGACGCTCCTTATTCTTGTCAAGGAGGCGTTTGTAGCTCTTGTTTATGTAAAGTTACAGAAGGAAAAGCAGTAATGGTTAAAAACTCAATTTTATCAGATAGTGAAGTTGAAGAAGGCCTTGTATTAGCTTGTCAAGCATATCCAACTACTTCAAAAATTAGTATTGATTTTGATGATGTTTAA
- a CDS encoding aspartate-semialdehyde dehydrogenase: MKIAVVGATGMVGTVMLKVLEERNLPITEFIPVASERSAGKKLSYKGKEYTIVTLADAVKMKPDVALFSAGGDTSLEWAPKFAEVGTTVIDNSSAWRMDPTKKLVVPEINGDVLTKEDKIIANPNCSTIQLVAALSPLHLKYKMKRVVISTYQSVSGSGVKAVQQLDNEEAGIEGEMAYPHKIGRNAIPHCDIFLENGYTKEEMKLVKEPKKILRDASFSITATAVRIPTAGGHSEAVNVQFENDFDLAEVRQILTDTPGIIVQDDLTNNVYPMAINAHNKDEVFVGRIRRDESQENTLNLWIVADNLRKGAATNTVQIAEYLIANNLV, encoded by the coding sequence ATGAAAATAGCTGTAGTTGGAGCAACTGGAATGGTTGGAACTGTAATGTTAAAAGTTTTAGAAGAACGTAATTTACCTATTACAGAATTTATTCCTGTTGCATCAGAAAGATCTGCTGGAAAGAAATTATCATATAAAGGAAAAGAGTATACCATTGTAACTTTAGCGGATGCTGTAAAAATGAAACCAGATGTGGCTTTATTTTCTGCAGGTGGAGATACTTCCCTAGAATGGGCACCAAAATTTGCTGAAGTTGGCACAACTGTTATTGACAATTCTTCTGCTTGGAGAATGGATCCTACTAAGAAATTGGTAGTTCCAGAAATTAATGGTGATGTTTTAACAAAAGAGGATAAAATTATAGCAAACCCTAACTGTTCTACAATACAATTAGTAGCTGCTTTATCTCCTTTACATTTAAAATATAAAATGAAACGTGTAGTAATTTCTACCTACCAATCTGTTTCTGGTTCTGGTGTAAAAGCGGTGCAGCAATTAGATAATGAAGAAGCTGGTATTGAAGGTGAAATGGCGTATCCTCATAAAATTGGTAGAAACGCAATACCTCATTGTGATATTTTCTTAGAAAACGGATACACTAAAGAAGAAATGAAGTTGGTAAAAGAACCAAAGAAAATTCTACGTGATGCTTCTTTTTCTATAACGGCAACTGCCGTTAGAATACCTACTGCTGGTGGACACTCTGAAGCTGTAAATGTTCAGTTTGAAAATGATTTTGATTTGGCTGAAGTTCGTCAGATATTAACAGATACTCCTGGTATTATTGTTCAAGATGATTTAACAAATAACGTGTATCCGATGGCAATAAATGCACATAATAAAGATGAAGTGTTTGTTGGACGAATTAGAAGGGACGAATCTCAAGAAAATACCTTAAATTTGTGGATCGTTGCAGACAACTTACGTAAAGGTGCTGCTACAAACACAGTTCAAATTGCCGAATATTTAATAGCAAATAATTTGGTTTAA
- a CDS encoding rhodanese-related sulfurtransferase, protein MQLYNKLSAKERAALIDEAGKDRLTISFYQYYKIENPQLLRDKLFLEWNALDVLGRIYVSFEGINAQLSVPAENFLALKEQLDTISFLSDIRLNVAVEQDNKSFLKLKVKVRNKIVADGLNDETFDVTNKGVHLNAEEFNKMLANPATVCVDMRNHYESEIGHFDGAITPDVDTFRDSLDIIEEDLKDNKEDKNLLMYCTGGIRCEKASAYYKHKGFKNVFQLEGGIIEYTRQVKSEGIENKFIGKNFVFDHRRAEKITDDVVSNCHQCGKACNEHTNCANEACHLLFIQCDACSEKMENTCSTDCQEIIQLSFEAQKELRKGKGNSNKIFKKGRSEVLKFKK, encoded by the coding sequence ATGCAACTGTACAATAAGTTAAGCGCAAAAGAACGCGCTGCTCTAATTGATGAAGCTGGCAAAGACCGCCTCACAATTTCCTTCTATCAATATTATAAGATAGAAAATCCACAACTATTAAGAGATAAGTTGTTTCTAGAATGGAATGCTTTAGATGTTTTAGGAAGAATCTACGTTTCTTTTGAAGGCATAAATGCGCAATTATCTGTTCCTGCAGAAAATTTTCTCGCTTTAAAAGAGCAATTAGATACGATTTCTTTTTTGAGTGACATTCGTTTAAATGTGGCTGTAGAACAAGATAATAAGTCGTTTTTAAAGCTAAAAGTAAAAGTGAGAAACAAAATTGTTGCAGATGGTTTAAATGATGAAACTTTTGATGTTACCAATAAAGGTGTTCATTTAAATGCGGAGGAATTTAATAAAATGTTAGCAAATCCAGCTACAGTTTGTGTAGATATGCGCAATCATTATGAAAGCGAAATTGGTCATTTTGATGGTGCAATTACCCCAGACGTAGATACTTTTAGAGATTCTTTAGATATTATTGAAGAAGATTTAAAAGACAATAAAGAAGATAAAAATTTATTGATGTATTGTACTGGCGGAATTCGTTGTGAAAAAGCATCAGCTTATTACAAACACAAAGGATTTAAAAATGTTTTTCAGCTCGAAGGCGGCATTATAGAATACACACGTCAAGTAAAATCTGAAGGAATAGAAAATAAGTTTATTGGAAAGAATTTTGTTTTTGATCACAGAAGAGCAGAAAAAATTACAGATGATGTCGTTTCTAATTGTCACCAATGTGGAAAAGCGTGTAATGAACATACAAACTGTGCAAATGAAGCCTGTCATTTATTATTTATTCAATGTGATGCGTGTTCAGAAAAGATGGAAAACACGTGTTCTACAGATTGTCAAGAAATAATTCAGTTGTCTTTTGAAGCGCAAAAAGAATTAAGAAAAGGAAAAGGAAACAGCAACAAGATTTTTAAAAAAGGACGTTCAGAAGTTCTTAAGTTCAAAAAATAA
- the ricT gene encoding regulatory iron-sulfur-containing complex subunit RicT, with amino-acid sequence MACGSCGTTENGVPKGCKSNGNCGTGGTCGSGSKLAVFDWLSNMTLPSGEERFNIFEVRFKNGRKHFYKNPENLPIIMGDIVAVEGSPGHDIGTVSLAGELVKVQMKKRKITADHEDVKKIYRKASQRDIDVWQASRAKEEETQKKGREILGRLGLQMKLSDVEYQGDGNKATFYYTAETRVDFRQLIRDLASAFSIRVEMKQVGARQEAARLGGIGSCGRELCCSTWLTDFRKVTTSAARYQQLSLNPLKLAGQCGKLKCCLNFELDAYLDTLKTFPKQDLVLKTEKGEAIFVKMDIFKQHLWYTYKEERFKWFRLTLEQVLEIVDLNKNNEKSISLEEYEADVIIPEKVSFEDAVGQDSLTRFDAPKTSKRRRNNKNKNNKKPVAAVGNKQPVKAVQKGKPQAKHPQKQHPKPRPKQQPKPKVNTNPNANQPKAEEKKTTKPRRNNNNRNRNNSNPNNGNDSEK; translated from the coding sequence ATGGCATGTGGAAGTTGTGGTACAACAGAAAATGGAGTACCAAAAGGTTGTAAAAGTAATGGTAATTGTGGTACAGGAGGTACTTGTGGAAGTGGAAGTAAATTAGCTGTTTTTGATTGGCTTTCTAATATGACTTTGCCAAGTGGTGAAGAACGTTTTAATATTTTTGAGGTTCGTTTTAAAAACGGAAGAAAACATTTCTATAAAAATCCAGAGAATTTACCCATAATAATGGGAGATATAGTTGCAGTAGAAGGTTCTCCGGGACATGATATTGGTACTGTTTCTTTGGCAGGAGAATTGGTAAAAGTGCAAATGAAAAAGCGCAAAATTACTGCAGACCATGAAGATGTAAAGAAAATATATAGAAAGGCAAGCCAAAGAGATATAGATGTCTGGCAAGCATCTAGAGCTAAAGAAGAAGAGACTCAAAAAAAAGGAAGAGAAATTTTAGGTCGTTTAGGTTTACAAATGAAACTTTCTGATGTTGAGTATCAGGGAGATGGAAATAAAGCTACATTTTATTATACTGCAGAAACTCGTGTAGATTTTAGGCAATTAATTAGAGATTTGGCAAGTGCATTTTCTATTAGAGTAGAAATGAAACAAGTTGGCGCTAGACAAGAAGCTGCGCGTTTAGGAGGAATTGGTTCTTGTGGTAGAGAATTGTGTTGTTCTACTTGGTTAACAGACTTTAGAAAAGTAACAACATCAGCAGCGCGTTACCAACAATTATCATTAAATCCGTTAAAATTAGCAGGACAATGTGGTAAGCTTAAATGTTGTTTAAATTTTGAGCTAGACGCTTATTTAGACACTTTAAAAACATTTCCAAAACAAGATCTTGTTTTAAAAACAGAAAAAGGAGAGGCTATTTTTGTTAAGATGGACATTTTTAAGCAACATCTTTGGTATACTTATAAAGAAGAACGTTTTAAGTGGTTTAGATTAACTTTAGAGCAAGTTTTAGAAATAGTTGATTTAAATAAAAATAATGAGAAATCTATTTCGTTAGAAGAATATGAAGCGGATGTTATTATTCCAGAAAAAGTAAGCTTCGAGGATGCTGTTGGGCAAGATAGCTTAACACGTTTTGATGCTCCAAAAACAAGTAAACGAAGAAGAAATAATAAAAACAAGAATAATAAAAAACCGGTTGCAGCTGTTGGAAATAAACAACCAGTAAAAGCAGTTCAAAAAGGAAAGCCACAAGCGAAACACCCGCAGAAGCAACACCCAAAACCAAGGCCAAAACAACAACCAAAACCAAAAGTTAATACAAACCCTAATGCTAATCAGCCAAAGGCTGAAGAGAAAAAGACAACTAAACCAAGAAGAAACAATAACAATAGAAATCGTAATAATAGTAATCCAAACAATGGAAACGATTCTGAAAAATAA
- a CDS encoding gliding motility lipoprotein GldH encodes MLIFLSSCDDKSDFNQYKSIENASWEANKKVLFEFVVKDTVSPKNLFINIRNNNEYSYSNLYLITALSFPNGTIIVDTLQYEMADSKGRFLGEGFTEIKENKLFYKEKKIFPVSGTYRLNIRQAMRKNGEINPIPFLEGIIDVGFSIEKLD; translated from the coding sequence ATGCTGATTTTTCTTTCATCTTGTGATGATAAATCAGATTTTAATCAATACAAATCAATAGAAAATGCTTCTTGGGAAGCAAATAAAAAAGTGTTGTTTGAGTTTGTTGTAAAAGACACCGTCTCACCTAAAAATTTATTTATCAATATTAGAAATAATAATGAGTATTCATATAGTAATTTATACTTAATTACGGCGCTTAGTTTTCCTAATGGAACAATTATTGTAGATACTTTACAATATGAAATGGCAGATAGTAAAGGGCGATTTTTAGGTGAAGGTTTTACAGAGATAAAGGAAAACAAATTATTTTACAAAGAAAAAAAGATATTTCCAGTTTCTGGAACGTACCGGTTAAATATTCGTCAAGCAATGAGAAAAAACGGTGAGATTAACCCAATTCCGTTTTTAGAGGGCATTATAGATGTTGGTTTCAGTATAGAAAAATTAGATTAA